A genomic window from Nitrospirota bacterium includes:
- a CDS encoding archease, producing the protein MVRWELFHHGADMGVRGAGRSKAEAFEQAATALTGVVTDPATVAPSTVVEFTRQEADDELLLVDWLNALVYEMATRRMLFSRFEVAIEGDTLHAKAWGEAVDVARHQPAVEVKGATFTELQVRRDPDGTWIAQCVVDV; encoded by the coding sequence GTGGTACGGTGGGAACTGTTTCATCACGGCGCTGACATGGGCGTGCGGGGGGCCGGTCGCTCCAAGGCCGAAGCGTTCGAGCAAGCGGCGACCGCGCTCACCGGTGTCGTGACCGATCCCGCGACGGTCGCGCCGAGCACCGTGGTGGAGTTCACGCGCCAGGAGGCCGACGATGAGTTGCTCCTGGTCGACTGGCTCAACGCGTTGGTGTATGAAATGGCGACCCGCCGAATGCTGTTCAGCCGGTTCGAGGTCGCCATTGAGGGCGACACGCTGCACGCGAAAGCCTGGGGCGAGGCGGTGGACGTCGCCAGACACCAGCCGGCCGTCGAGGTCAAGGGCGCCACGTTTACGGAACTCCAGGTCCGTCGGGATCCGGACGGAACCTGGATCGCCCAGTGCGTGGTCGACGTGTAG
- a CDS encoding RtcB family protein translates to MELAQLLRQSETEWWILPTGKMRVPVVIYATESLMQEMDQKVYEQAVNVATLPGIEKACYVMPDAHWGYGFPIGGVAAFDPERGGVISAGGVGFDISCGVRTLLTGLTREEILPVREGLAESLFRKVPAGVGSRGQIHLGSQEMDEMLRGGASWAVGRGYGLPEDLERTEERGRMEGARPDQVSDFAKKRQQDEMGTLGSGNHYLEVQEVRAVYDSELAAAYGIRDGEVVVSIHCGSRGLGHQIGTEFLKRMLPAAARAGIELPDRELACAPIESDVGQEYLGAMRAATNCALANRQIITHLVRQAFHQIFPSAQLRLLYDVSHNTCKVETHTIDGHPKRLFVHRKGATRAFGPGHPDIPAALRAAGQPVLIGGTMGTASYVLAGTGKGLERSFGSACHGAGRSMSRHQALRQWRGRELIDDLAAKGILIRSPSYRGVAEEAPGAYKDVSAVVDAAHEAGLARKVARLEPMICIKG, encoded by the coding sequence ATGGAACTCGCTCAACTGCTGCGACAATCCGAGACCGAGTGGTGGATCCTGCCGACCGGGAAAATGCGCGTGCCCGTGGTCATCTACGCGACCGAATCATTGATGCAGGAGATGGACCAGAAGGTTTATGAGCAGGCGGTCAACGTGGCCACGCTGCCCGGCATCGAAAAGGCCTGTTACGTGATGCCCGATGCGCACTGGGGGTACGGTTTCCCGATCGGCGGCGTGGCGGCCTTTGATCCGGAGCGGGGCGGAGTCATATCAGCGGGGGGCGTGGGCTTCGATATTTCCTGCGGAGTCCGCACCCTGTTGACCGGTCTGACCCGGGAGGAGATCCTGCCGGTCAGGGAGGGGCTTGCGGAGAGCTTGTTCCGGAAGGTGCCGGCCGGCGTGGGCAGCCGGGGCCAGATTCACCTGGGCTCCCAAGAGATGGACGAGATGCTGCGCGGCGGAGCCAGCTGGGCCGTGGGGCGGGGGTATGGCCTTCCGGAAGACCTGGAACGGACCGAAGAGCGCGGGCGCATGGAAGGCGCCCGGCCCGATCAGGTGTCGGATTTCGCCAAGAAGCGCCAGCAAGACGAGATGGGCACCCTGGGTTCGGGCAACCACTACCTCGAAGTGCAGGAAGTCCGGGCGGTGTATGACAGCGAGTTGGCCGCGGCTTACGGCATCCGGGACGGGGAGGTGGTGGTCAGCATCCACTGCGGCTCGCGCGGCCTGGGTCACCAGATCGGGACCGAGTTTCTGAAAAGAATGCTTCCGGCCGCCGCGCGCGCCGGCATTGAACTCCCGGACCGGGAGCTCGCCTGCGCCCCCATTGAGTCGGACGTGGGGCAGGAGTACCTGGGAGCCATGCGTGCAGCCACCAACTGTGCGCTGGCCAACCGACAGATCATCACCCACTTGGTACGTCAGGCTTTCCACCAGATTTTCCCCTCGGCTCAGCTTCGGCTGCTCTACGACGTGTCCCATAACACCTGTAAGGTGGAAACACATACCATCGACGGGCACCCCAAACGTCTCTTCGTGCACCGCAAAGGCGCGACGCGCGCGTTCGGCCCCGGGCATCCGGATATCCCGGCCGCGCTTCGCGCCGCGGGCCAGCCCGTGCTGATCGGCGGCACCATGGGAACGGCGTCGTACGTCTTGGCCGGCACCGGGAAGGGCCTGGAACGGTCCTTTGGATCGGCCTGCCACGGCGCTGGGCGAAGCATGAGTCGCCACCAGGCCTTGAGACAATGGCGGGGCCGAGAGCTGATCGATGACTTGGCTGCCAAAGGGATTCTTATCCGCAGCCCCTCGTACCGCGGCGTGGCGGAAGAGGCGCCGGGTGCCTATAAAGACGTCAGCGCCGTGGTGGATGCGGCGCATGAAGCCGGACTGGCCAGAAAGGTGGCTCGGCTCGAGCCGATGATCTGCATCAAAGGATAG
- a CDS encoding GYD domain-containing protein has protein sequence MGTYVMLTRVSPESTSSPERLKKLEHEVKERIKKHCPQVRWVANYAVLGPYDYLDIFEAPDEIAASKVSAIVRSFGHATTETWSALPWERFKGVISELGS, from the coding sequence ATGGGTACCTATGTGATGCTGACGAGGGTCTCGCCCGAGAGCACGAGTTCACCGGAACGACTGAAGAAGCTGGAACACGAGGTCAAGGAGCGGATCAAGAAACACTGCCCACAGGTGCGCTGGGTGGCCAACTATGCCGTGCTGGGGCCGTACGACTATCTCGACATCTTCGAGGCCCCTGACGAAATCGCCGCGAGCAAGGTGAGTGCGATCGTGCGCTCGTTCGGCCATGCCACTACCGAGACCTGGAGCGCGCTTCCCTGGGAGCGTTTCAAGGGGGTGATTTCGGAGCTCGGGTCCTAA
- a CDS encoding phage protein GemA/Gp16 family protein yields the protein MTGISPRQLKAIWALSHRVGLDEGALHVLVASRTGRASLRELRRSEAAMVIDELLAKVSGRTSAPRKPGAMTKAQQALLARLAAELDWPPERLPALARRMYGASAIRELTVKQASGLIEALKAMLKRRAA from the coding sequence GTGACCGGAATCTCACCACGTCAGTTGAAAGCCATTTGGGCGTTGTCCCACCGCGTGGGCCTGGACGAGGGGGCGTTGCACGTGTTGGTGGCGTCGCGAACCGGGCGGGCGTCGCTGCGCGAGTTGCGACGTTCCGAAGCCGCGATGGTGATCGACGAGTTGCTGGCGAAAGTCAGTGGTCGAACGTCGGCGCCTCGCAAGCCCGGGGCGATGACCAAGGCCCAGCAGGCGTTACTGGCGCGGCTCGCAGCCGAATTGGACTGGCCCCCCGAGCGGTTGCCCGCGCTGGCGCGACGGATGTATGGAGCCAGCGCGATACGGGAACTCACCGTCAAACAGGCGTCTGGCCTGATTGAGGCGTTGAAGGCGATGCTGAAGCGCAGAGCCGCCTAG
- a CDS encoding TraR/DksA family transcriptional regulator: protein MTRDAISEERRRQLRELLHRLREQTVQDVETQIGRRLSDAGERAVEVVMDMEDLASKDLGEGVDYALLQMRYRTYKDIADAFRRFEEGTYGVCESCGSHIPLPRLQAEPFARLCVPCQEKAEAVEKVEQEEKRFKTGYTAPRRP, encoded by the coding sequence ATGACGCGAGACGCGATCAGCGAGGAACGACGGCGGCAGCTCCGCGAGCTGCTCCATCGGCTCCGCGAGCAGACCGTTCAAGACGTCGAGACCCAGATCGGCCGCCGCCTGTCCGACGCCGGTGAGCGGGCGGTGGAGGTCGTCATGGACATGGAAGACCTGGCGTCCAAGGACCTCGGCGAGGGCGTGGACTACGCGTTGCTCCAAATGCGCTACCGGACGTACAAGGACATCGCCGACGCATTCCGGCGGTTCGAAGAAGGCACGTACGGCGTGTGCGAGAGCTGCGGATCACATATCCCTTTACCGCGATTACAGGCCGAACCGTTCGCCAGACTGTGCGTGCCGTGCCAGGAGAAGGCCGAGGCGGTTGAGAAGGTCGAACAGGAAGAGAAGCGTTTCAAGACCGGGTACACGGCACCGCGGCGACCGTAG
- a CDS encoding HPF/RaiA family ribosome-associated protein, protein MKHPLQITVRNMSLSEAAKAAIQEKAAKLDAADDRIIGCRVLVELPHKHRHQGALYNVRIDLTIPGAELVVKREPHEDLYVAIRDAFDAAWRQLRERRKHEFQDVVPRETPQPEARVSRLFPIEGYGFLETPDGREIYFHRNSVLNDGFNHIEVGAHVRYVEEEGEKGPQASTVVVTSRNHAAGRAGTTQPQAEGA, encoded by the coding sequence ATGAAACACCCGCTGCAGATCACCGTGCGCAACATGTCGTTGTCCGAGGCGGCCAAAGCCGCCATCCAGGAGAAGGCCGCCAAACTCGACGCGGCGGACGACCGGATCATCGGGTGCCGCGTGCTGGTCGAGCTTCCGCACAAGCACCGCCACCAGGGCGCGCTCTACAACGTCCGGATCGATCTCACGATCCCGGGCGCGGAGTTGGTCGTCAAGCGCGAGCCGCATGAAGACCTGTACGTGGCGATCCGCGACGCATTCGACGCGGCGTGGCGCCAACTGCGCGAGCGCCGGAAACACGAGTTCCAGGACGTGGTCCCGCGCGAGACCCCGCAGCCCGAAGCCCGCGTCAGCCGGCTCTTTCCGATCGAGGGGTACGGCTTCCTGGAAACGCCGGACGGCCGCGAGATTTACTTCCACCGCAACAGCGTGCTCAACGACGGGTTCAACCACATCGAGGTCGGCGCACACGTTCGGTACGTGGAGGAAGAAGGCGAGAAAGGCCCGCAAGCCAGCACGGTCGTCGTCACCTCGCGGAACCACGCTGCGGGCCGCGCCGGCACCACGCAACCGCAGGCAGAAGGAGCCTGA
- a CDS encoding Hsp20/alpha crystallin family protein, producing the protein MTDLMRWDPFKELDELQGRLSTLFGRAPVRKAGEREERMTLTDWAPLVDVIEDEKEYLVKAELPEVKKDDVKISVQDDVLTVSGERTQEKEEKGKKFHRIERAYGSFSRSFTLPEDADASKISADFKNGVLTVHLPKSERAKPKSIEVKIS; encoded by the coding sequence ATGACCGATTTGATGCGCTGGGATCCCTTTAAGGAACTGGATGAGCTGCAAGGACGACTGTCCACGCTGTTCGGCCGTGCACCGGTCCGCAAAGCGGGCGAGCGGGAAGAACGTATGACGTTGACCGATTGGGCTCCGCTGGTCGACGTGATCGAAGACGAGAAGGAGTATCTGGTCAAGGCCGAATTGCCCGAGGTGAAGAAAGACGACGTCAAGATCTCGGTGCAGGACGACGTCCTCACCGTTTCGGGCGAGCGCACCCAGGAGAAGGAAGAGAAGGGCAAGAAATTCCATCGGATCGAGCGGGCTTATGGAAGCTTTTCTCGAAGCTTCACATTGCCGGAGGACGCGGATGCGTCCAAGATCTCCGCGGATTTCAAGAACGGCGTGCTCACCGTCCACCTGCCGAAATCCGAGCGCGCAAAACCCAAGTCCATCGAGGTGAAGATCTCGTGA
- a CDS encoding cation-translocating P-type ATPase, which yields MTGLQAQHRPTPAEHDRATFRPAPHWHAMDVEEVLHALKTSRKGLSSVEAERRLTRHGLNALPVKDRTRLWSLVVSQISDVMILVLLAAAVIAWAAGDVGDAVLITTVVVINLALGLGQHYRAERAVAALRELEKPVATVRRDGRIFSVPSAHLVPGDIMLVEAGDRVPADGRLIEAVQLRINESSLTGESVPASKHVRKLHLGAVPIGDRSDMVFMGTTVAAGRATAIVTETGMTAELGKIAGLLQAVEEPPTPLQRRLNHLGKRLAVATVALTALVFVVGLWRGEPFTLMLLTAVSLAVAVIPEGLPALVAIVLALGGLRMARRQALIRKLPAVETLGCVTAICSDKTGTLTQNVMSVVIIAHGGRLVEVTGDEYRPEGTFIENGNVVDPKDDEAFVQLLRGAALCTNAGLRLRDDRWTVLGDPTEGALLVAAAKAGLWKETLEGEYPRVAELPFDSDRKLMTTIHRDRTGRLWVVTKGGIDEVLARSTAVAWTGSVEPLTRYRRDQILRTNRELSSDGVRVIACGLRELDAMPSVEKLPGVESELLFLGLFGMMDPPRPEARVAVTRCRQAGIRPVMVTGDHLVTAEAIAVNLGIKRPADGVLTGAELEQLDADALERAVAATAVYARVSPEHKVKIVAALKRRGEVVAMTGDGVNDAPALKMADIGVSMGRGGTHVAREASHMVLMDDNFSTIVAAVEEGRIIYDNIRKFTRYMLSTNSGEILTVILAMLVGLPIPLLPVQILWINLVSDGLPALALGFEPPERAVMARPPRRPDETIFANGMGAHIVWVGLLMGIGTAAVFGWSVAQGDLVRAYTMAFFTLTAFQMFHVLAIRSEREALWTIGLWSNPRLLGAVLMAVAAQLALTYSPFLQTFFHTTALTGRELALCTAVASSVYIAVEFEKWLRRRAE from the coding sequence TTGACCGGACTGCAAGCTCAGCACCGCCCAACTCCCGCCGAGCACGACCGCGCGACGTTCCGACCGGCTCCTCACTGGCACGCGATGGATGTGGAGGAGGTGCTCCACGCGCTCAAGACCTCGCGCAAGGGGCTCTCGAGCGTGGAAGCCGAGCGGCGCCTGACCCGCCACGGCCTCAACGCGCTGCCGGTCAAGGACCGCACCAGGCTGTGGTCGCTCGTGGTGAGCCAGATCTCGGACGTGATGATCCTGGTCCTCCTGGCCGCGGCGGTGATCGCGTGGGCCGCCGGCGACGTGGGCGACGCCGTGCTCATTACCACGGTGGTGGTGATCAACCTCGCGCTTGGTTTGGGCCAGCACTATCGCGCGGAACGCGCGGTGGCCGCGTTGCGTGAGCTCGAGAAGCCGGTCGCAACCGTGCGGCGCGACGGCAGGATTTTCAGCGTGCCGTCCGCCCACTTGGTGCCGGGCGACATCATGCTGGTGGAGGCCGGCGATCGGGTGCCGGCCGATGGTCGCCTCATCGAAGCCGTTCAACTCCGGATCAACGAGTCGTCGCTCACCGGCGAGTCCGTGCCCGCGAGCAAACACGTCCGAAAGCTCCATCTCGGCGCGGTTCCGATCGGAGATCGCAGCGACATGGTGTTCATGGGCACCACGGTCGCCGCGGGCCGGGCCACGGCCATCGTGACCGAGACCGGTATGACCGCGGAATTGGGCAAGATCGCGGGCTTGCTCCAGGCAGTGGAAGAACCCCCCACCCCGCTGCAGCGGCGGTTGAATCACCTCGGGAAACGCTTGGCCGTGGCCACGGTCGCGTTGACCGCTCTGGTATTCGTGGTCGGACTCTGGCGGGGAGAGCCGTTCACCTTGATGTTGCTCACGGCCGTCAGCCTGGCCGTGGCCGTCATCCCCGAGGGACTGCCCGCGCTGGTGGCCATCGTGCTGGCGCTGGGAGGGCTGCGGATGGCGCGGCGGCAAGCGCTGATTCGAAAACTGCCGGCCGTGGAAACCCTGGGGTGCGTGACCGCCATCTGCTCCGACAAGACCGGCACGCTGACGCAGAACGTCATGTCGGTGGTGATTATCGCGCACGGAGGCCGGTTGGTGGAGGTGACGGGAGACGAGTACCGCCCCGAAGGCACGTTCATCGAGAACGGGAATGTGGTGGACCCCAAGGATGACGAGGCGTTCGTCCAACTCCTGCGTGGGGCCGCCCTCTGTACCAATGCGGGCTTGCGGTTACGCGACGACAGGTGGACGGTGCTGGGCGACCCCACCGAAGGCGCACTGCTGGTGGCCGCGGCCAAGGCCGGGCTCTGGAAGGAAACGCTCGAAGGCGAGTATCCGAGGGTCGCTGAATTGCCGTTCGATTCCGACCGGAAGCTGATGACCACGATTCACCGGGACCGCACGGGCCGGCTCTGGGTGGTGACCAAGGGAGGCATCGACGAGGTCCTGGCGCGATCGACCGCCGTGGCGTGGACCGGGTCGGTCGAGCCCCTCACGCGGTATCGGCGCGACCAGATTCTGCGAACCAACCGCGAGCTGTCGTCGGACGGGGTGCGCGTGATCGCGTGCGGATTGCGGGAACTCGACGCGATGCCCTCCGTGGAGAAGCTGCCGGGCGTCGAGTCCGAGTTGCTCTTTCTGGGCCTGTTCGGGATGATGGACCCTCCTCGCCCCGAGGCCCGCGTCGCGGTGACGCGTTGTCGCCAAGCCGGCATCCGGCCGGTCATGGTCACCGGGGACCATCTCGTCACGGCCGAGGCGATCGCGGTGAACCTGGGGATCAAGAGGCCGGCCGACGGAGTGCTGACGGGCGCGGAGCTGGAGCAACTGGACGCCGACGCCCTGGAGCGCGCCGTCGCCGCCACCGCGGTGTACGCGCGCGTGTCGCCCGAGCACAAAGTGAAGATCGTGGCGGCGCTCAAGCGGCGCGGCGAGGTGGTGGCCATGACCGGCGACGGCGTGAACGACGCGCCCGCCCTCAAGATGGCGGACATCGGGGTCTCCATGGGACGGGGCGGCACACACGTGGCTCGCGAAGCCTCGCACATGGTGTTGATGGACGACAACTTCTCGACGATCGTGGCGGCGGTTGAAGAGGGGCGGATAATCTACGATAATATCCGCAAATTCACCCGGTATATGCTCTCCACCAATAGCGGAGAAATCCTGACCGTCATCCTGGCCATGCTCGTCGGACTTCCCATCCCGCTTCTGCCCGTGCAGATCCTGTGGATCAACCTCGTCTCGGACGGCCTGCCGGCCCTGGCTTTGGGGTTCGAGCCGCCGGAGCGCGCGGTGATGGCTCGTCCCCCGCGCCGGCCCGATGAGACCATTTTCGCGAACGGCATGGGCGCGCACATCGTATGGGTGGGGCTGCTCATGGGGATCGGCACGGCCGCGGTGTTCGGGTGGTCGGTCGCGCAGGGCGATCTGGTGCGGGCTTACACCATGGCGTTTTTCACCTTGACCGCATTTCAGATGTTTCACGTGCTCGCGATTCGGTCGGAGCGCGAGGCGCTGTGGACGATCGGGTTGTGGTCGAACCCGCGCCTGCTCGGGGCGGTGCTGATGGCGGTCGCAGCCCAATTGGCGCTCACGTACAGCCCATTTTTGCAAACGTTTTTCCACACCACCGCATTGACGGGGCGGGAACTGGCGCTCTGCACTGCCGTCGCGTCTTCGGTCTACATCGCCGTGGAATTTGAGAAATGGTTACGCCGGAGAGCAGAATGA
- a CDS encoding universal stress protein → MKPIKRILVATDFSDCSREAVDYALSFAERVGAEVEIVHVVERPVYFEVGVAHSLQLRHDVDQWLRELKAEAAKRLEALVKEVRNRKPGVRSSLREGMPVDELLKAAGETSADLIVIGTHGRTGLPHVLLGSVAERVVRGAGCPVLTVRPKSRARP, encoded by the coding sequence ATGAAACCAATCAAAAGAATACTGGTCGCCACCGACTTTTCCGACTGCTCGCGCGAGGCCGTCGACTACGCGTTGAGTTTCGCCGAGCGCGTCGGCGCGGAGGTCGAGATCGTGCACGTGGTCGAACGGCCCGTGTACTTCGAGGTCGGCGTGGCCCACAGCCTGCAACTCCGCCACGACGTGGACCAGTGGTTGCGCGAGCTCAAAGCCGAAGCCGCCAAACGCCTGGAGGCGCTGGTCAAGGAGGTCCGGAACCGCAAACCAGGGGTGCGGTCTTCATTGCGGGAGGGCATGCCGGTGGACGAACTTCTGAAGGCCGCGGGCGAGACCTCGGCGGATCTGATCGTGATCGGTACGCACGGCCGCACCGGGCTTCCGCACGTGCTTCTGGGCAGCGTGGCCGAGCGGGTGGTTCGCGGCGCTGGGTGTCCGGTGTTGACGGTGCGTCCGAAGAGTCGAGCCCGTCCATGA
- a CDS encoding universal stress protein → MSAFQVHTILVPTDFSECSLEAMRYAMGLAEMLGSGVVFLHVVEPPAYAVELTGAYPGFEPDVTKKLAEMMHDWVEQVKVQGIRVEWHIEMGSAFAEIRDAVARYHADLIVMGTHGRTGLGHLLLGSVAERVVQHAPCPVLTVKAAKAEAGSAMEKATVASTETQRGALSRCRICGTPSAELICETCKARVQAEALSRKREIEKEGRIGTGGRSVS, encoded by the coding sequence ATGAGTGCGTTCCAGGTCCACACGATTTTGGTGCCGACGGATTTCTCGGAGTGTTCGCTCGAAGCCATGCGCTATGCCATGGGGCTGGCGGAGATGTTGGGGAGCGGGGTGGTGTTTCTGCACGTGGTGGAGCCTCCGGCCTACGCAGTGGAATTGACCGGAGCCTACCCAGGATTCGAGCCCGACGTCACGAAGAAGCTCGCCGAGATGATGCACGACTGGGTGGAACAGGTGAAGGTTCAAGGCATCAGGGTGGAGTGGCACATCGAGATGGGGTCGGCGTTCGCCGAGATCCGCGACGCGGTTGCTCGGTACCACGCGGACCTGATCGTGATGGGGACGCACGGACGGACCGGGCTCGGCCACCTGCTGTTGGGCAGCGTGGCGGAGCGCGTGGTGCAACACGCGCCGTGCCCGGTGTTGACGGTCAAGGCCGCGAAGGCGGAAGCGGGCTCGGCGATGGAAAAGGCCACTGTCGCGTCGACCGAAACACAACGCGGGGCGCTCTCGCGCTGCCGCATCTGCGGCACTCCGTCCGCGGAATTGATCTGTGAAACCTGCAAAGCCCGCGTGCAAGCTGAAGCCCTCTCCCGCAAACGGGAAATCGAAAAAGAGGGACGCATTGGAACCGGGGGCCGTTCGGTCTCCTGA
- a CDS encoding GAF domain-containing protein, protein MMETALDRITPYNGPWGEEQEEIDLVQLDNPRDEQSTLRVLQTLSLAVSRAPELARTLNQVLDRLLSLTKADTGAIHLAENAENDLRLVASRGLSERFWQAECRIPKGACLCGRSAYGDEPLVVDDLASDPRLDRPACLDERIGALVAVPFRSRGRTFGLLTLYAGQPGAFSNIDRALLRSIGFQLGAAIDNAMWGASMRERAVTDERHVIASELHDGVAQALAYLNLQVRRVQGLLDRGASDGASRELEVVRDVIQSTYEDVRHLLADFRSAPPEAGSFVTALKKQLETFEVRTGIRAELTGEGEAAALSFGQQAEVFRIIQEALANVRKHAQANTVSIACERGEGWCRVHVKDDGIGFDLVRLGDASGMHVGTSIIRERAARLRGQVIIESQPGQGTTVTISIPLPLDEQRRTP, encoded by the coding sequence ATGATGGAAACGGCGCTCGATCGAATCACGCCGTACAACGGTCCTTGGGGCGAGGAGCAGGAGGAGATTGATTTGGTGCAATTGGACAATCCGCGGGATGAACAGAGCACGCTGCGGGTGTTGCAGACCCTAAGTCTGGCCGTGAGTCGGGCGCCCGAGCTGGCCCGTACATTGAATCAGGTGTTGGATCGCTTGCTGAGTCTGACCAAAGCCGACACCGGGGCCATCCACCTCGCTGAAAACGCTGAGAATGACCTGCGCCTGGTCGCCAGCCGGGGGCTTTCGGAGCGGTTCTGGCAGGCGGAGTGTCGGATCCCCAAGGGCGCGTGTTTGTGCGGGCGTTCTGCGTACGGGGATGAGCCGTTGGTGGTGGACGACCTCGCGTCCGACCCTCGTCTGGATCGGCCCGCGTGCTTGGACGAGCGAATCGGTGCGCTGGTGGCTGTGCCGTTCCGCTCCCGGGGCCGGACGTTCGGTCTGTTGACGCTCTACGCCGGTCAACCGGGGGCGTTCTCGAACATCGATCGCGCGCTTCTGCGGTCCATCGGATTCCAGCTCGGGGCCGCGATCGACAACGCAATGTGGGGTGCCAGCATGCGCGAGCGGGCCGTGACCGACGAGCGGCACGTCATCGCCAGCGAGCTGCACGACGGCGTGGCCCAAGCACTCGCGTACCTCAACCTGCAGGTCAGGCGCGTTCAAGGACTGCTGGACCGCGGCGCCTCCGACGGAGCCAGCCGTGAATTGGAGGTCGTGCGGGACGTCATCCAGAGCACGTACGAGGACGTACGGCACCTCCTTGCTGATTTCCGCAGTGCGCCGCCAGAGGCTGGATCCTTCGTTACGGCGCTCAAGAAGCAGTTGGAGACGTTCGAAGTGCGGACCGGGATTCGCGCGGAGCTGACCGGGGAAGGCGAAGCTGCGGCTCTCTCGTTCGGGCAACAGGCCGAGGTGTTTCGGATCATTCAAGAGGCGCTGGCCAACGTGCGAAAACACGCCCAGGCGAACACCGTGAGCATTGCGTGCGAACGCGGCGAGGGCTGGTGCCGGGTGCACGTGAAGGACGACGGCATCGGATTCGACCTCGTACGCCTGGGCGATGCCAGCGGAATGCACGTGGGCACCTCGATCATCCGGGAGCGGGCGGCCCGTCTGCGTGGACAAGTCATAATCGAATCACAGCCAGGACAAGGAACCACCGTGACCATTTCGATCCCTCTTCCCCTCGACGAACAAAGGAGAACCCCATGA
- a CDS encoding response regulator transcription factor has product MSPTPSTDRTITALVVDDHTLLRKGLVDLLRDRGINVLGEASDGRAGIEQAAKLKPDVILMDVNMPGCGGIEATRAIRERVPDARVLMLTVSEDDENLFAAVKAGAKGYVLKNVDPDELVSAIERVMKGEAVIPHQMASKFLQEFASLANGRISQMAGASQALTTREEEILCQLSNGATNKEIANTLSISEHTVKIHLKNILKKLHMSNRTQAAIYAQRHGLVAAPPAPQTR; this is encoded by the coding sequence ATGAGCCCGACCCCTTCCACCGACCGGACCATTACCGCTTTGGTGGTCGACGACCACACGCTGCTCCGCAAGGGGCTCGTGGATCTTCTGCGGGATCGTGGCATCAACGTCCTGGGGGAGGCCAGTGACGGCAGGGCGGGAATCGAACAAGCGGCGAAACTAAAGCCCGATGTGATCCTGATGGACGTGAACATGCCGGGGTGCGGCGGGATCGAAGCGACCCGGGCGATCCGCGAACGGGTGCCGGATGCGCGGGTGTTAATGCTTACGGTGTCGGAAGACGACGAGAACCTGTTCGCAGCGGTCAAGGCCGGGGCCAAGGGCTACGTGCTCAAAAACGTGGATCCCGACGAACTCGTGTCGGCCATTGAGCGCGTCATGAAGGGCGAAGCCGTGATCCCGCATCAAATGGCCTCGAAGTTCCTTCAGGAGTTCGCGTCATTGGCCAATGGCCGCATCTCTCAGATGGCGGGAGCGTCTCAGGCCTTGACCACCCGGGAAGAAGAAATTCTCTGCCAATTGTCGAACGGAGCGACCAACAAGGAAATCGCCAATACACTTTCGATTTCCGAACACACGGTCAAGATTCACTTGAAGAATATCTTGAAGAAGCTGCACATGAGCAATCGCACGCAGGCGGCGATTTATGCGCAGCGGCATGGGCTGGTCGCCGCACCGCCCGCGCCCCAAACCCGGTAA
- a CDS encoding CoA-binding protein, with the protein METGAECEIPSVNLSDAEARRLLGQAKVIAVVGLSANPEKPSHFVPRYLQEQGFTVIPVNPTAKGQILGKTVYPSLRAVPGPVDIVDVFRPAADVPPIVEDAITIGAKAIWMQEGIVNNAAADRARAAGLQVVMNKCMMKVHRALPGAK; encoded by the coding sequence ATGGAAACCGGAGCCGAGTGCGAAATTCCGAGTGTGAACCTGTCCGATGCCGAGGCCAGGCGCCTGCTGGGCCAGGCGAAGGTCATTGCGGTGGTCGGGCTGTCGGCCAATCCTGAGAAGCCCTCGCACTTTGTGCCGAGGTACCTCCAGGAACAGGGCTTCACCGTCATCCCGGTCAACCCCACGGCCAAGGGGCAGATCCTAGGGAAGACCGTGTATCCCTCGTTGCGTGCGGTGCCGGGTCCGGTCGACATCGTGGACGTGTTCCGGCCGGCGGCGGATGTTCCTCCCATCGTGGAAGACGCGATTACGATTGGCGCCAAGGCGATCTGGATGCAGGAAGGCATCGTCAACAACGCCGCAGCCGACCGCGCCAGAGCCGCCGGCCTGCAAGTCGTCATGAACAAATGCATGATGAAGGTGCATCGCGCCCTTCCGGGCGCGAAATAA